AATGTTGTAATTGGCACACAATCGGGCCACGCTGCCGACATTGAGAGGTCCCGCCGGCTCGACCAGCACCACGGCCAATGTCAAGAGAGTGTTTTGAGATAGGCGAGCAGATCAGCCATGTTTTGAGGCTCGATTTCAAAGCGGGGCATGGGTGGTGTGTCACCACTCACCACCTGGTGAATGATCTTCATGTCCTTACGCCGATCGCTTACTCCTTTCAAGCTCGGTCCAACCAATCCCTGGCCTGCGATGCCATGACAGCCGGCGCAATTGATGCGGAACATCTGACCGCCGTGCTGCTCCGATCCCTCCAGGGCGAGAGTTGCTTTGGTGTATGGATCTTGTCTTGTGTTGCCCAGCATCCAGACCAACAACACAATGCAAGCCATCGCCGCGAGAACGGTAAGGGCCGCGATGAGCCCTCGACTCCGCTCTGGGATTGCAGCAGCATTTGATGACGGTGCCGTCACAGAAGAGACCAGATTATGGAACAATTGTGCTTGATCTTTTCATTGCTCGCGACGACATGATCGAACCCCTTCTTTGCGGCATTGTTTTGGGTTTGATCCCGATCACCCTGATGGGGTTGTTTGTTGCCGCTTGGAATCAGTACCGCCGGGGTAGTGCTCTGGAGGGCTGAGCAGCAAGAGGGCGCTTGTTCCATACCTTCGTTGATCCACCACCCTCCAGGAAGACGGTGCGGTCAATTTTTTATGGTGAGCGTGTTCACAAATCACTAATCCCCGGATGCTGACCCAGTTGCCCTCAAGCAATGCAAGCAAGGTGGGTTCATAAAGGTCTGATCCATAGGGAGGATCGAAATAGACGACATCGAAGGCGGGCAGGGAACTTGGACGGCCCGTTTTAAGCCAGCTCACCAGATCTCGACGGATCACTTCAATGGCTGGAGATGGTGATCGTCCTCCAGCGATCAGCACGAGATTGTCTCGGCAGACGGACGCTGTTTTGGGATCCTTTTCCACGGCCCACACCCTGCTCACGCCGCGTTCGATCGCTTCGCAGCCCATGACGCCGCTGCCGCTGCAAAGGTCGAGCCAGGAGGCACCCTGCAGCTCTGAGGCGAGCATGTTCATCACTGCTTCGCGAACACGTGCTGCGGTTGGTCTGGTGCTCGTCCCAACAGGACTGCGTAAGCGACGGCCTCCACTGAGACGTAGCAGGCCGCTCA
The Synechococcus sp. CC9311 DNA segment above includes these coding regions:
- a CDS encoding cytochrome c, with amino-acid sequence MTAPSSNAAAIPERSRGLIAALTVLAAMACIVLLVWMLGNTRQDPYTKATLALEGSEQHGGQMFRINCAGCHGIAGQGLVGPSLKGVSDRRKDMKIIHQVVSGDTPPMPRFEIEPQNMADLLAYLKTLS
- the petG gene encoding cytochrome b6-f complex subunit V, which translates into the protein MIEPLLCGIVLGLIPITLMGLFVAAWNQYRRGSALEG